From Pan troglodytes isolate AG18354 chromosome 1, NHGRI_mPanTro3-v2.0_pri, whole genome shotgun sequence:
tcatgccactgcactccagcctcagtgacagagcacaagaccctgtttcaaaacgaaacaaaataaCCCAGTGCTTTTCTCCAAGGAGATGGAATTACAGGAAGATTTCACTTTGGCTATGctgtttttaccttttttacaatgtacatatattatcaaaacaaagaaagaaaaactatgggccaggggcggtggctcatgcctgtaatcccagcactttgggaggctgaggctggtggatcacctgaggtcaggaattccagaccagcctggccaagatggtgaaacttcatctccactaataatacaaaaattatccggtgtagtggtgcacatctgtaatcccagctacccaggaggctgaggcaggagaactgcttgaacctgggaggaggaggttgcagtgagccaagatcgcaccattgcactccagcctaggggacaagagtaaaactccgtctccaaaaaagaaaaaaagaaaagaaagaaaaaaatatgtttccaCCCCAAAACTAAAAATTTGTAAACAATTATGTACAAGCAAAAATGTCTGAACAATGGCCTTTTAATTTCTTACTGATCCATGAAAAGTATGCCTTAAATGACAAGAATGTTCACTCCTTTCATGCGAAAAATGCCTGCTTCCCCACTTACATTAGCTGGTTGCTCTGAACAGGAACGTCTGTGTCTTCACTGAGTTCCAATCTATTACGCCTGTAGGTCGAACCAACACTCAATCcatgaattaataataatgaggcagaaaaaaatttcCTCCTCACATTGCCAAGAAAACCTCTCAGCCACAATTCAAACACagcatgtgtttttaaaacatctcCCAACTACTGGGAGATTAAGTCCATTCAAATAACCTTTGTCAGACTGGAGACAGCTAGGGTTAGTTAtctcctcaaaaacaaaacaaaacaaaacaaaacaaaacaaaacaaaagagttcATTTAAAGATGAACTTGAGAGTTAAaggatcatgaaaaaaaaaatccatcttccaTAGCTgaacaatataatttaaaaaaaaaacaaaaaaacatcagTTTTTCAGTAAGATCCAATTTCTGGTCTTCAAGATTTCTTCacctattaagaaaaaaacagaaaccttCCCCCATCTTTATTATCTGTATAATAAAAGCATACTTGTATGTAAAAATATAgtgttttatgtatataatatacatacagatatatacTAACTggcttatacacacacacacatatacacaaaaatgtAGAGAAATATAACATTTGGATAAGTTTCCCCTTTTAAAATGCACTATAAAAGACTTTAGATTTGggttcattataaaaataaagaacttacTCTTATACCAAAGTATCATGAAGTTATTGTTACACTAAATTTTGCCCAGCCCACAAAATAAAGACGAAGGTAAATCCTTACACATATATCATTATGTATAATAtggatgtatgtatatatatccatcaTCGTCATCAGGGAGTGTTTAACCAAAAAAGATAGAAACGTATGGTAATAGAGTAACTACAGAGTGGTGCAGCAAGCTGTAGAAGGCAGAGCAGCATTATAGCCATTCTAAACTGGCACTGTCAAAACACAGAAACCTTTATCTAAgggaaaatttatttcttattttgtatcAACACCAGTATCACTGGTTTGCCATTAAATAGTGGCCCTGGAAAGGCTTGCTTACGCAGCCTAGGTCCAAATTCTTTACTACTAATGGCTACAGCTAAAGACTTTGTAAGTATACATTTACTCCAGTTAGTAAAAGGGTAAACTTTTGGAGTTGAGATTTCATTTCACAATGGCATATTTAccatttaagaattaaaaaaaaaaaaatcaaaaacaaaaaaaaaacccgatTTTGATACATAGAAATGAGTTCTAAACTTTGAAACCAGCCCAGTAACAAAGCAATTTTGATTCTTATGTAATAAATACTACATAATTTCTAGGCTAAATCTTGCCAAATACTATCCAAGACAAAACTAaaatcaaaacttaaaaaaaagtggACACCTTTTACTCACACTTAATACTAGTCaattttccaggaattttttgGGCAGGGAATATCCCcaaatctaaaatgaaaaaaaggaaaaattgggaTCTCACATTAGTTATTCAGTCTGAAACTTTTAATAGACTTTTACTAAAAGTCATCATTTTCTGGCCTCCTACTCAATCTCAGAAACATACTTTCAGAGTAGAAAGGGATCTTAAAATGAGATCAATTCACTCATTTCACCAATGATTCCTAACACATAAAAATACCGACTGCTTAGTTTTCATTAAGAATTCAGTGGCCAAAACAACTGCACAGTTAATACAGTATTATGGGTCattaagtatgtttttaaaaagattacctAAAATTACAGAAACAATCTTTGGGAAATGTCTACTGGGTTTTTCCAAGCATGTTCAAAGGGCTCTCATTACAATTCCCATTCAACCTTTTCCAATTCTTGCAAAcgttttagtctgtttttacccataaattatttgaaagtacCTACAcaatctttgttatttttataatattttataaaggtTAAAACAGGCATTTCAAAGACTAAAAGTATATTTTCCtaattgttttctaatatttccCTTTTATATAAGATCCAATTCTAAAGGGTAACACTATCACACTCAACAATTTGAAATTATAAAGCTGACCAGTATGAGGAGGCAATTAgaaatttccaaatataaaacaatttcacAGGTTTTCTTTTTGCCAAGTTGTAATTAAGCATCAGGGTttttaaggaaacagaaaaacaggggCAGGAGGAATGCCAGCCAGTGTACTTTTTTCTCATTTCGTTGATTTCAGAGCAATAAAATTTCCCATGGTGGGGGAAATCTTACTTAAAACCAATTACTAGTTCAATCTACCAGGAAGAAAGCCTAAGGCCTTTCAATGCTGcactatatttttttttaattaaaaatatcttctctCTCATTGGTATAAGCAAAATTTTCAAGTGCTAGCGCCACAGTTATAGCTATGAAATCTTTAATcttcattttatcaaaattatattGCCTCTGAGGAATTTTCAGCCCTTGTGTGATTTCAGGTTTCCCCAgatgtgtttataaagataatgaTTATATTTAACAACTACAGCTATTAAGATACAGTAACACAGCAAAAAGTTGCCcattttaaatggagaaaaagaaattaaggcagTATTTCTTTTTCACTGCTTTGAACAACTTCATTCTGCTCAGGATCCCAGCTCAGAACCAACGTAGAATAATCGTAGTTAACATTTTTCAAGTTCATTTTCAGAAACATCAGTTGTTCTATATTGTCAAAGTCCAGGCTCATGATCTGTTTTGGATGAAAGTggctatttttagtaaagatacaTTCAGATTGCCAACTACACATGGGGCAACTTAGATACTGGATGGCAACCTGGGTCAAAGCCGGCCATATGCTTATCTTCCTCTGCCAGTAAATTAAAGGGTCATCACCTCCTGAGAACTCTGAATACTTCTCTTTGAAGTACTCATCCACAACTGCTACAGCAGAAGGGAACATGAAGCTTTTGCTTCCAAGGGCAACATTGTCTACAGCTGAGCTATCAACAGAACCTGAACTGGAGGTGCcttcttttagagatgaggtaAATGAATCAGCTCCCACTGTAACTGAGGGACAAGAAGCTTCTGAAGTTGGAATTTGGCAGATCTCTGGTGAAGATTCCATATAATTACAGACCTCTTCTGCAAGGAACTGCTTATAAGTTTCTAAATCAGCACCTTGAGGAAAAAAGTCTTCCAAACTGTTTTTAAAGCAAGGATCTAACAAAGTAGCCAAGATACAGGGCTTGGATTTAAGCATGGCACTTAGTAGGGTATCTGTTTCAAGTTTCAGAGATAAACTATCCACCAGATTGAGGGCCTGAGTAATACCTCTGACTTGAAAATCTTTTCTGAGTTTCTGCAGGGAAAGGAGTAGATGATGGATTAGGGGTAGCACCTGATTCAATCCTGCGGTCTTCACGCTCACTTTCTGGGTAGCCTCCTCAAATGGCTTAAGAATATCACAAACATAAGTCATTAGAGTCCACTGAAGGGAGGTGAGCACAACTCCACTGGCTCTACCAAGACTATGGTGAACTGAGTAGCAATGCTCCAAGAGccattttaacatataaaaagtagaaatccAATGGCCAGTTTCGTCCTGCTTCAAATTCTTCCATGGAAGTTGGTGATCATTTTGGAACTCTTGCAGTATCTGACGGGCCTTGACCGAATGACTAAAATGATGACAAGTTTTCCTGGCAGCCACTAACATATTCTCAATGCTTTTGTGCTCGCAGAAAAAGTCCTGAATGACCATATTTAAACAATGCAGGAAGCATGGCACATGGGTAAAACCACCATCTTTGATTGCATGTACCACATTAGAGGAATTGTCAGAAACAATGAAGCTAGGGATAAGGAAATTTGGAGAAAGCCACAGACCAATCTGGTCATTTAATTCTTGTAAAATATTGGTTATCAAACAGTCTTTAGCCAAACCTGTAACACAAAGCACTGCCCACTTTCTAAAATCGGGGATCCTGCCATTATTGAGAAAAGACGCAGTTTCCAAAGAAACCCAGTGTACAGTCACAATAAAATAGTCAGTGGATGGGTCATGGGTCCATATGTCAACAGTCAGGTGTATCTTTTGGCTTTGAACATTCTCTAAAGTTAAGAAAATTTTTTCTCTGACACAATCATATAACTGAGGTACAGCCTTAGTGAAAAAGTAAGTCTCTGATGGCAACCTATAATCAGGGGCCACAATCTGCATGAACCTCTGAAAGGCTGGGGTTGAGAAATAGTTGTAAGGATGCATATCCTCCACAATCATTTGGATAATTGCCTGACTTATGTGACTTGAGACTGGATTTCCACAACATGTTGTTTCTCTCTCCTGCGCACGCATCAGAGTGCCTTGCTCTGCAACGGGAATAGGACTTTCAGATCTGTTTTCAACCTCTAACATAGGTTCATCTGAATCAGAGTCACTAAGGTCCTCAGCTGTTAAATCTTGGCTGCCTGTGGACTTTTCTCCATGCAAGGTATCACTCAAGAGATCACTTCTCTCAGTCTCAGCTTCATCTAATCCATTTGCAACAGCACCACTGTCTTTGTTGGCAACAGCCCAATGGATAGGATGTGTGGCTTGCAGGTGTCGTTGAAGTGTTGAAGTCCCTAAGTGGGACCCTGGCCTACCCCGGCTCACACttcttttacatatattacaCACAGCTCTTGAGATGTGCTGAGGATCAGtgtaaaaaaaattccaaacggCAGATGTCTTGGCTCTAGTTCCAGGAATTAAAGCATGCTTGACAATGTTACTTTTGATGAGAAATCTCCCTCTTTCTGCCCTTAGGGCATCAGATGCTGATTTATCATGCTTCTTACCCATTCTATTATCATCTAATGGATCAGTAGGAATATATTCAAAGCTTCCATTGCTTCCAGAAGAGGGAGATAAAGACACATCCAAGGTAAAGTCCTCCTCTCCACTAGCAACTCCAAACTTGTTGGCCCTGGTCCAATGAGGTGAATGCCTTGCTTGCAGATGTCGTTGAAGAGTAGATGTACCAAGATGGCTACCTGGTTTACCCCTGCTGACGCTTTTCTCACAGAGGTTACAAATGGCCCGCCAGGTGTACTGGGGGTCAACATGAAAGAAGTGCCACACAATGGAGGTCTTGGCTCTAGTACTAGGTAGATAGATCTGTTTTTCTATATTGCTCTCAAAAAGACTTTCTTCATCCTGCTCAGGGTCATTGGAAGCTAACAAAGCAGGGGCATCTGCAACAGGCCTCCCAGATCCCAAATCCTTACTAAACTTTTTGGCAAGAATCAATTTTTTTCGACGCCTTTTCCCCTTAATTCGCaaacccttctttcttttctttttagcagGCTGTTTTGCCTCTTTATTCACTCCTTCTGCTACCATCTTTTCCTCTACCACATCTTCTTCATCTGTATTAGAATTAATAGGAACACATCCCAGAATCCCAGAATCACTAAAAGTGCTGCATCTTCTGCCAGGAGAGAGTGAAGAAACTGGTACACTTAGAGTACATACACTCATTCTCTTTATGTCTCCACAATTCGTACCAGAATCTGTTAGTGGGTTTATTACTCAAGCAGAAATACAGCTGTTCCTCTCTACTTGCATTACCTTTTCTCCAGTTTCTATGGGGAATCAAATTCCCACTGGACCGATAACTTCCAAGCCAGGTTATTTTTGGAGGAAAACTGACAGCAATGGAGAACATTCCCGAACTCTTTCTTAGAGGGCTTTAAGGTCCCTTCCAATTTTCTAAGTTCTGAATTCAAATAGTCCAGTGTCCTCATGTTACAGAAGTAAGAACTGAGTCCCCCTTTCCCAGAGTCACAGAGTTGGTTAGTAGCAGCTAGAAGCCAGGTCTTCCAAATCCCAGATCCATGTTCTTCCTGCTTCATCAAGAACTATATCTACTTGAAATGCCTTCACcttgtaaaatacatatttttatgatgCCTCATGATAGCGACATCAATTTCCCTTAATTCTGAAATTAACTATTTTCAGGAAATCTCATTTAAACAAAAACATAGTGCATCATTCAACATTCATCATTTAGGACTGTGATTTGCCAATACAACCCAAAAAGTCAATTCTGGAAAGCCAACACAGACTCCGCATACTGGTCACAGCAAATGCTAGTTGAGCCCTTTCAGTTCTAACTAAAAGTAATACAACCTTTTAAAATGTGAGTGGCTGGAAAAAAAtgctttgagaaaaaaattttaaaacaaggttAAATGCTGCATTTTCAAAGTACTGTTTGTATTAAGAGTTAATTCAAGTTtagttttcagatatttttagaCTGGAGAAGCTTTTACAGCCTGTAAGTAACTCACAAGTTGTACGCTATAGAGATAGCAAAAAGTGAAATATGAACTTTAAACCACTTCCATTTCTTTTCGATtgatccctccccttcccccaataCCTACATACATTTACCCTAAAAAGCATCGCTATCTCTAGTTCCACAGCCTCCTTCTCAAGGTCCAGAACCAAGGCCTGGAAGATGTCAACAATATAGGCCTTCCCCATAGGAATCCGCACCGATTATGGGAGTTTAGGGGTGTTCTTCATTACGGTTTCACCAATCCTACAAGGAGAACGGAGTGTCCCTGTTGCTCTTGACTCCGACGCTGAGGGCCAGGGGTGGGAGTGTAATGAGAGTGGGGAATGGGTGTAGGATACCGGAATAAGGTCGGTGGCTTTCTGTAtgtggagtttgagacaagctccaaagtactgggacccTGGAGAGGAATGAGAGTAGGTAAATTCAGCGCCCGGCACTCAGTCTGATTGATTTAGGCAGTGAGGGTCCGCTCAACTAGAGAAACTGTTGCCCCGAAGAAAGCAATCTAGTGTCAGTTCTCTCTTCGGGATTCGGGG
This genomic window contains:
- the LOC129135928 gene encoding uncharacterized LOC128031836 homolog; this encodes MAIMLLCLLQLAAPLCSYSITIRFYLFWLNTP
- the ZBED6 gene encoding zinc finger BED domain-containing protein 6, with amino-acid sequence MSVCTLSVPVSSLSPGRRCSTFSDSGILGCVPINSNTDEEDVVEEKMVAEGVNKEAKQPAKKKRKKGLRIKGKRRRKKLILAKKFSKDLGSGRPVADAPALLASNDPEQDEESLFESNIEKQIYLPSTRAKTSIVWHFFHVDPQYTWRAICNLCEKSVSRGKPGSHLGTSTLQRHLQARHSPHWTRANKFGVASGEEDFTLDVSLSPSSGSNGSFEYIPTDPLDDNRMGKKHDKSASDALRAERGRFLIKSNIVKHALIPGTRAKTSAVWNFFYTDPQHISRAVCNICKRSVSRGRPGSHLGTSTLQRHLQATHPIHWAVANKDSGAVANGLDEAETERSDLLSDTLHGEKSTGSQDLTAEDLSDSDSDEPMLEVENRSESPIPVAEQGTLMRAQERETTCCGNPVSSHISQAIIQMIVEDMHPYNYFSTPAFQRFMQIVAPDYRLPSETYFFTKAVPQLYDCVREKIFLTLENVQSQKIHLTVDIWTHDPSTDYFIVTVHWVSLETASFLNNGRIPDFRKWAVLCVTGLAKDCLITNILQELNDQIGLWLSPNFLIPSFIVSDNSSNVVHAIKDGGFTHVPCFLHCLNMVIQDFFCEHKSIENMLVAARKTCHHFSHSVKARQILQEFQNDHQLPWKNLKQDETGHWISTFYMLKWLLEHCYSVHHSLGRASGVVLTSLQWTLMTYVCDILKPFEEATQKVSVKTAGLNQVLPLIHHLLLSLQKLRKDFQVRGITQALNLVDSLSLKLETDTLLSAMLKSKPCILATLLDPCFKNSLEDFFPQGADLETYKQFLAEEVCNYMESSPEICQIPTSEASCPSVTVGADSFTSSLKEGTSSSGSVDSSAVDNVALGSKSFMFPSAVAVVDEYFKEKYSEFSGGDDPLIYWQRKISIWPALTQVAIQYLSCPMCSWQSECIFTKNSHFHPKQIMSLDFDNIEQLMFLKMNLKNVNYDYSTLVLSWDPEQNEVVQSSEKEILP